Proteins found in one Stanieria cyanosphaera PCC 7437 genomic segment:
- a CDS encoding vWA domain-containing protein, with product MWKKIPFFFIVGIALAILFFSHKAIVDSFDSAYNKLQRDILPQITYQEDFVTDAIARTYSVTSIPERLPEPEQFPLYGADSNPNENEVYVEIWSSSEKANLEKTTQGWLAETAEEFNQQQIQVDGKTVRVGIRNIPSILASQMITAGKGKPAGYTPSNNFPLAMLESEGIKPIAVADSLVPNTAGLVLTDSAYREIAAEGEVTERTSPALDGRGQLLTFPTVLKAIASGKLKVGYPNPYSSASGLNLLYSIFTTAAEHPLTSADLDSQQVKSVFDRFQQQVYITTTTTLDLLEMFLGDSSELQAFPLEYQNYLELKQVPEFTNTQFIPFGIVHNNPLVGFSWNDSQTTAALAKFADFAQTSTRQERAKELGFIATPEYTANRLQPTPTGELIYRVQSFWKQNKDGEQPVFLMAVVDTSGSMEGAPLQAVKEGLQMASREVNRGNYVGLITFSDTPVYRVELAPWDTLQQQKFLAASDRLYADNGTAMYDGMMLGLQELMAQKQTHPNGRFYLLVLTDGNTNQGFQFAEVEDILKYAGVRYYPIAYGDVNRSELNEIALLGESFVKSGTPQDIQLLLKDIFQIGI from the coding sequence ATGTGGAAAAAAATTCCTTTCTTTTTCATAGTAGGAATCGCTTTGGCAATTTTATTTTTCAGCCATAAGGCGATCGTCGATTCCTTCGATAGTGCTTACAATAAACTACAACGAGATATTCTCCCCCAGATTACTTACCAGGAAGATTTTGTCACCGACGCGATCGCTCGTACCTATAGCGTCACTAGCATCCCAGAGAGATTGCCCGAACCCGAACAGTTTCCCCTCTACGGCGCAGACTCCAATCCCAATGAAAATGAGGTATATGTAGAAATTTGGTCGTCTTCGGAAAAAGCAAATCTGGAAAAAACCACTCAAGGATGGTTGGCAGAAACTGCCGAAGAATTTAACCAACAGCAAATACAAGTAGACGGTAAAACCGTTCGAGTGGGTATTAGAAATATTCCTTCGATTCTGGCATCCCAGATGATTACTGCGGGAAAAGGCAAGCCAGCAGGTTATACTCCTTCCAATAACTTTCCCCTTGCCATGTTAGAAAGCGAAGGAATTAAACCCATTGCCGTTGCCGATAGTCTCGTACCCAATACGGCGGGTTTGGTTCTTACCGATTCGGCTTATCGAGAGATTGCTGCTGAGGGAGAAGTTACGGAGCGTACAAGCCCCGCCCTCGACGGGCGGGGACAGCTCCTCACTTTCCCTACCGTCTTAAAAGCGATCGCATCGGGAAAACTAAAAGTCGGCTATCCCAATCCCTATAGTAGTGCCAGTGGCTTGAACCTACTCTACAGTATCTTTACTACTGCTGCGGAACATCCCCTAACTTCCGCCGATCTCGATTCCCAGCAAGTTAAATCCGTCTTCGATCGCTTTCAGCAACAGGTTTACATTACTACTACTACCACTCTCGATTTACTGGAGATGTTTTTAGGGGATTCTAGTGAATTACAAGCATTTCCTTTAGAATACCAAAACTATCTAGAACTGAAGCAAGTACCCGAATTTACCAATACTCAATTTATTCCCTTTGGCATCGTTCATAATAATCCCTTAGTTGGTTTTAGCTGGAATGATTCGCAAACTACAGCAGCCTTAGCTAAATTTGCCGATTTTGCCCAAACTTCTACCAGACAAGAACGAGCGAAAGAATTGGGTTTTATTGCCACTCCAGAATACACCGCCAACCGACTCCAACCGACTCCTACTGGGGAATTGATTTACCGAGTTCAATCCTTTTGGAAGCAAAACAAAGACGGCGAACAGCCAGTATTTTTAATGGCAGTTGTCGATACTTCGGGTTCGATGGAAGGTGCGCCCTTACAGGCAGTCAAAGAAGGCTTGCAAATGGCAAGTCGCGAAGTCAATCGCGGTAATTACGTCGGGTTGATTACTTTTAGCGACACTCCCGTATATCGAGTCGAATTAGCTCCTTGGGATACCCTACAACAGCAAAAATTTCTCGCAGCTAGCGATCGCCTTTATGCCGATAACGGTACTGCCATGTACGACGGAATGATGTTGGGCTTACAAGAATTAATGGCACAAAAACAAACCCATCCCAACGGACGCTTTTATCTATTGGTTCTCACCGATGGCAATACCAATCAAGGTTTTCAGTTTGCCGAAGTCGAAGACATTTTGAAATACGCTGGGGTTCGTTACTATCCCATCGCTTACGGAGATGTCAATCGTTCCGAACTCAACGAGATCGCGCTTTTAGGAGAATCTTTTGTCAAATCGGGTACTCCTCAAGATATTCAGTTACTACTCAAAGATATTTTCCAAATCGGTATTTAG
- a CDS encoding helix-turn-helix domain-containing protein gives MIEVNLREASIGNVFADLNIPKPSLNLTKGNLDSLNCDRLFKFLNLLGCDIKQTKFIKSTTFP, from the coding sequence ATGATAGAAGTAAATCTTAGAGAAGCAAGCATTGGTAATGTTTTTGCCGATTTAAACATTCCAAAGCCATCGCTTAATCTGACTAAAGGTAATCTAGATAGCTTAAATTGCGATCGCCTGTTTAAGTTTTTAAATTTGCTGGGTTGCGATATTAAACAAACTAAATTTATTAAATCGACTACATTCCCATAG
- a CDS encoding DNA adenine methylase, producing MPDNTAAKLPQAKKNGATPRRRKTQTGRSSSGTCFQSQPLGNAHQGKKTYKHNVLAQPFLKWAGGKRQLLPAIQEYVPHKFTQYYEPFVGAGAVLFSLQPKKSVINDTNGELINCYHVIKDNPEELLELCQQHQKKNSKEHYYWLREQDRKNDFKDKSAVERAARIIYLNKTCFNGLFRVNSSGQFNVPYGNYSNPVIADPAVIRSVSAYLNRRDVKIIEGDFAKAVATAKKGAFIYFDPPYHPISDTSSFTGYSVNGFGEEEQIRLKKVCDKLTERGCQVLVSNSSATFIKELYSDPKYEIVEVKASRAINAVASKRGRINELLIHNRYDRKPVKE from the coding sequence ATGCCAGATAATACTGCTGCCAAACTGCCTCAAGCTAAGAAAAACGGTGCGACCCCGCGTCGGCGTAAGACGCAAACGGGGCGTTCAAGCTCTGGAACTTGTTTTCAGAGTCAGCCCCTTGGGAACGCGCACCAAGGCAAAAAAACATACAAGCACAACGTTCTCGCGCAACCATTCCTGAAATGGGCTGGCGGGAAACGGCAGCTTTTACCTGCCATTCAAGAGTATGTCCCTCACAAATTCACTCAATATTACGAACCTTTTGTTGGTGCGGGTGCGGTATTGTTCTCCCTACAGCCAAAAAAAAGCGTCATCAACGATACCAATGGAGAGCTTATCAATTGTTATCACGTAATTAAAGACAATCCTGAAGAGCTACTAGAATTGTGTCAACAACATCAGAAGAAAAACTCTAAAGAGCATTATTATTGGTTGCGAGAACAAGATCGCAAAAACGATTTTAAGGATAAAAGTGCTGTAGAGCGGGCTGCCAGAATCATTTATCTCAACAAAACTTGTTTTAATGGTTTATTTCGCGTCAACAGTAGTGGTCAATTCAACGTGCCTTATGGCAACTACTCTAACCCTGTAATTGCCGACCCTGCGGTCATTAGGTCGGTCAGTGCCTATCTCAATCGAAGAGATGTCAAAATCATCGAAGGCGATTTTGCTAAGGCGGTAGCTACCGCAAAGAAAGGAGCTTTTATTTATTTCGATCCACCCTATCATCCAATTTCTGACACTTCATCTTTTACTGGTTATAGTGTTAATGGGTTTGGAGAAGAAGAGCAGATTAGACTGAAAAAAGTCTGTGACAAATTAACCGAGCGTGGTTGTCAGGTACTAGTAAGCAATTCCTCTGCTACTTTTATCAAAGAACTTTATTCTGACCCTAAGTATGAGATTGTAGAGGTTAAAGCTTCTAGGGCGATTAACGCGGTGGCATCAAAACGGGGCAGAATCAACGAACTGCTAATCCATAACAGATATGACCGCAAACCAGTCAAAGAATGA
- a CDS encoding type II restriction enzyme, with translation MTANQSKNDKAWEIIFEEEQILARIAQDGFFQISSTRINQQREARLMTKFDHAVQLPQIFKDNNLTIQPTSRGNYIIGSFESYFQLPKKSTEEVAYRELPANIETLEPSNIYSESSAIICAFLSGMIDDVLGETTNFTILGRMSTGTFKYYIQNTQNGTRQIIDVNKSQCEIDGGFEGDSQLAIVEAKAETVNDFIIRQLYYPYRLWSSKISKEVIPIFLTISNDIFTFYKFRFTDLQVYNSIELVSEYKYCISKSEIEISDIRDILETTNIVPDRSETFPQANSFPRIIDLLGRLYNAEEPLNTDDITLNYAFDVRQTNYYVSAANYLELVNRVKTKENEVTYILSELGQTIISQHPRKRSLELVRCILRHRIFNLSLKIFFDKAQRPTKEEIVAIMKNGTEKISEGSQSTQMRRASTVERWLEWILELPMTTP, from the coding sequence ATGACCGCAAACCAGTCAAAGAATGATAAAGCCTGGGAGATTATTTTTGAGGAGGAACAAATTCTCGCTCGCATTGCCCAAGATGGCTTTTTCCAGATTTCTTCTACGAGAATCAATCAGCAGCGTGAAGCTCGCTTAATGACGAAGTTCGACCATGCCGTCCAACTGCCCCAAATATTTAAAGACAACAACTTAACGATTCAGCCTACCTCGCGAGGGAATTACATTATTGGGAGTTTTGAAAGTTATTTTCAGCTTCCCAAAAAGTCTACAGAAGAGGTTGCTTATCGAGAACTTCCAGCTAACATTGAAACCCTTGAGCCTAGCAACATCTACTCCGAGTCTTCCGCTATTATCTGTGCTTTTCTCTCAGGCATGATTGATGATGTACTTGGAGAAACTACCAACTTTACAATTTTAGGCAGAATGTCTACAGGGACATTCAAATACTATATTCAAAATACCCAGAATGGCACGAGGCAAATCATAGATGTGAACAAATCTCAGTGCGAAATCGATGGTGGTTTTGAAGGAGATAGCCAACTTGCCATTGTTGAAGCTAAAGCTGAAACTGTTAATGACTTTATTATTAGACAACTTTACTATCCCTATCGACTGTGGAGTTCCAAAATCTCTAAGGAAGTTATTCCTATTTTTCTGACAATTTCCAACGATATTTTTACCTTCTATAAATTTCGCTTCACAGATTTACAGGTATATAACTCTATCGAACTAGTTTCAGAGTATAAATATTGTATTAGTAAGTCAGAAATAGAAATTTCAGATATAAGAGACATTTTAGAAACTACTAATATTGTCCCCGACCGAAGTGAAACCTTTCCCCAAGCAAATAGCTTTCCAAGAATCATCGATCTTTTGGGGCGATTATACAATGCGGAAGAGCCTCTTAATACAGACGATATAACTCTTAACTATGCCTTTGATGTTAGGCAGACTAATTACTATGTTTCAGCAGCAAATTATTTAGAGTTAGTTAATAGAGTAAAAACTAAAGAGAATGAAGTTACCTATATTTTAAGTGAATTGGGTCAAACTATCATATCTCAGCATCCACGAAAACGGAGCTTAGAATTAGTTCGGTGTATATTGAGACACAGAATATTCAACTTATCCTTAAAAATTTTCTTCGATAAAGCTCAAAGACCAACAAAAGAAGAGATTGTAGCAATTATGAAGAACGGAACTGAAAAGATTTCAGAAGGTTCTCAATCTACTCAAATGCGTAGAGCTAGCACTGTTGAAAGGTGGCTTGAGTGGATATTAGAATTACCTATGACCACTCCATAA
- a CDS encoding helicase-related protein → MFRDVYNETEAKPIETKLQKLSQRVKHIFIAIDEITGDRSGVDFLLGVSERLKLYGLTNQNYFNTKIIVADASIIDADVIKQHLSDTAAEPNKIFFRKAPKLNACLTTESFTFNAAPAIAINTNSYPANNLHITYKTLIQSLRFQERNKKVYSTKKYDLEQRTQTEIINDLEKIQANSPKEQIIVYIQDKNRLSDLINTLQSNKQRFEPDLDYLEIHADLSQFDKQKIHKHKDQVQIIFMTASASRGLSFPRAKHILVDFPRFEIEANLMEVIQVIYRGRGNPQIDAEDKHLIFYLTEQAVYYIEDGDDRKYSLQESKLNLLNFLIILHVSIRTRIYGYGNIANEKYMMIPVGGKSVFTAGESLSNKIEKLIRSLKKEFRKRSHDLRIQKAAKQLEELMKTADITIHDLAKKTTDKQLSYLKLLDDIRQAFNKLIDGSLHTLLDFPAIQTGYILGSLLIVSLDNKKVEEVYRLKIDDQTITLAEILSELEQDTRLSENIQVSIKDALQLIVELEQQKYRNQRLEQENKYFDRYYAVPLFVFLVNETFTTYFRNKEIEPEDQRFRDILEVYVSSIFPIGQIIPIGYKYEKIPFLIFRSYSLKEMREKQFSDKYLMNSKELNILNLILSQSELQ, encoded by the coding sequence ATCTTTAGGGATGTTTATAACGAAACTGAAGCCAAGCCAATTGAAACTAAACTACAGAAGCTATCCCAACGGGTTAAGCATATCTTTATCGCTATTGACGAAATTACAGGCGATCGCAGTGGAGTAGACTTTTTACTAGGGGTTAGCGAACGATTAAAACTATATGGATTAACCAACCAAAATTACTTTAATACCAAAATTATTGTCGCAGATGCTTCGATTATTGATGCAGATGTTATCAAGCAACACTTATCAGATACTGCTGCCGAACCCAACAAAATATTTTTCAGAAAAGCCCCCAAATTAAATGCCTGTCTGACAACTGAATCATTTACATTTAATGCTGCCCCTGCTATAGCTATTAATACTAACTCCTATCCCGCAAATAATCTGCACATTACTTACAAAACATTAATTCAATCCCTTAGATTTCAAGAACGAAATAAGAAAGTTTACAGTACAAAAAAATACGACCTGGAACAACGTACACAAACAGAAATAATTAACGATCTAGAAAAAATACAAGCAAATTCACCTAAAGAACAAATAATTGTTTATATCCAAGATAAAAACCGCTTAAGCGATTTAATTAATACTCTTCAAAGTAATAAACAACGATTTGAACCCGATCTAGACTACTTAGAAATACACGCAGATTTATCTCAATTTGATAAACAAAAAATACACAAACATAAAGACCAAGTTCAAATCATCTTTATGACTGCTTCTGCTAGTCGAGGCTTATCTTTTCCTCGTGCCAAACATATTCTGGTAGATTTTCCTCGTTTCGAGATTGAAGCCAACTTAATGGAAGTCATTCAAGTAATCTATCGCGGGAGAGGAAACCCTCAAATAGATGCAGAAGATAAACATTTGATTTTCTATCTTACCGAACAAGCTGTTTACTATATTGAAGATGGAGATGACCGTAAATATTCACTACAAGAAAGTAAACTCAATCTACTTAACTTTTTAATCATTCTTCACGTCTCAATCAGAACGAGAATATATGGTTACGGGAATATTGCTAACGAAAAATACATGATGATTCCTGTAGGTGGAAAGTCAGTTTTTACCGCAGGAGAGTCTCTTAGCAATAAAATCGAAAAATTAATTAGAAGCCTCAAAAAAGAGTTTCGCAAACGCAGCCACGATTTACGCATTCAAAAAGCTGCTAAACAATTAGAAGAGTTGATGAAGACAGCAGATATTACTATTCACGATCTGGCAAAAAAAACAACAGATAAGCAATTATCTTATCTAAAATTATTAGATGATATTCGCCAAGCTTTTAATAAGTTAATTGATGGTAGTTTGCATACACTACTCGATTTTCCTGCAATTCAAACAGGATATATATTGGGAAGTTTACTTATAGTATCGCTAGATAATAAAAAAGTAGAAGAAGTTTATCGACTGAAAATAGACGACCAGACTATAACTTTAGCAGAAATTCTCTCTGAATTAGAACAAGATACCCGTTTATCAGAAAATATTCAGGTTTCAATTAAAGATGCTTTACAGTTGATCGTAGAGTTAGAACAGCAAAAGTATCGCAATCAAAGATTAGAACAAGAAAACAAATATTTCGACCGTTATTATGCCGTTCCACTATTTGTATTTTTGGTCAACGAGACTTTTACAACTTATTTTAGAAACAAAGAAATTGAACCTGAAGACCAAAGATTTCGGGATATTTTAGAAGTTTATGTAAGTTCTATATTTCCCATAGGTCAAATTATACCAATTGGTTACAAATACGAAAAAATTCCTTTCTTAATCTTTCGCAGCTATAGTCTCAAAGAGATGAGAGAGAAGCAATTCAGCGATAAATATTTGATGAATTCTAAAGAACTTAACATATTAAATTTGATTTTGTCTCAGTCTGAATTACAGTAA
- a CDS encoding transposase, with protein MKLNQHLKDWKQIVSQKFPDLSLPQVSGLATWSFGMVMTQSSSLTKVSTLIAKINQEKDNTVRQRLKEWYKEETAKAKTGNKRVSLEVKGCFASLLKWIVDLLPQSNQELPMALDATSIGQNFVVLSINVLYRGSAIPIAWKVVKGTDKGSWKPYWKELFQSLNNVVPTDWKVIVSADRGLYAPWLYEQIVKLGWHPFLRINHQGQYRRQNSSLWYSLSTVVTDAGESWSGRVTCFKSNQIDCTLLARWDEGYTDPWLILTDLKSTDADIGWYGFRSWIECSYRDVKSDGWQWHKTRLLKAERAERHWLAMAVAMLWMVTLGGEQEISSKDELIGDRSLAFEPTPTRQISCFLNGLLTIVARLLNGQSVALGRLLPFSFNHFSDLAFSDSS; from the coding sequence ATGAAATTAAATCAACATCTCAAAGATTGGAAACAGATTGTCAGTCAAAAATTTCCAGACCTGAGTCTACCTCAAGTTTCTGGATTAGCAACCTGGAGTTTTGGAATGGTAATGACACAATCAAGCAGTCTGACTAAAGTTTCCACGTTAATTGCCAAAATCAATCAGGAGAAAGACAATACGGTACGCCAAAGATTGAAAGAATGGTACAAAGAAGAAACAGCCAAAGCCAAAACAGGGAATAAAAGAGTATCTCTGGAAGTAAAAGGCTGTTTTGCCTCATTACTAAAATGGATTGTCGATTTACTACCTCAAAGTAATCAAGAGTTACCAATGGCATTAGATGCCACCAGTATCGGTCAAAATTTTGTAGTTCTTTCAATCAATGTTTTATATCGAGGTAGTGCCATTCCTATAGCTTGGAAAGTGGTTAAAGGGACAGACAAAGGTAGTTGGAAACCGTACTGGAAAGAACTGTTTCAATCTCTCAACAATGTTGTGCCGACAGATTGGAAGGTAATCGTTAGTGCTGATAGAGGATTGTATGCTCCTTGGCTATACGAACAGATTGTGAAATTAGGTTGGCATCCGTTTTTACGAATTAATCACCAAGGTCAATATCGACGACAAAATTCATCTTTATGGTATTCTCTATCAACAGTTGTAACTGATGCTGGCGAGAGTTGGTCTGGACGAGTGACTTGCTTTAAAAGCAATCAGATTGATTGTACTCTTCTAGCTCGATGGGATGAGGGTTATACTGACCCTTGGTTAATTCTCACGGATTTAAAATCAACTGATGCTGATATTGGTTGGTATGGATTTCGCTCTTGGATTGAATGTTCCTATAGAGATGTCAAAAGTGATGGTTGGCAATGGCATAAAACTCGTCTTTTGAAAGCCGAGAGAGCCGAACGTCATTGGTTAGCAATGGCAGTGGCTATGCTGTGGATGGTTACTCTGGGTGGAGAACAGGAAATTTCCTCTAAGGATGAATTAATTGGCGATCGCTCTTTAGCTTTTGAACCCACTCCTACTCGTCAAATCTCTTGTTTTCTTAATGGTTTGTTAACTATAGTAGCGCGACTGCTCAATGGTCAGTCTGTCGCTCTTGGTCGTTTGCTTCCTTTCTCTTTCAATCACTTCAGCGATTTGGCTTTTTCTGATTCTTCGTAG
- a CDS encoding Mom family adenine methylcarbamoylation protein: MLGKEIVRENELCLTTLGLSDILAECERVDLGRAIPTHSSLSALTATGISSDGFDWLLPITLQEELLSFAEKLSSQNGQLTLSSLVRQTCPQLLGGKSSLKQRISVERCGLKWAQQLVTKHHYLHRPIHPRSLPFAYSISLDDEIVGTIIMATPHFTKKKGLFGYDGLPTKWQVLQIARLWIDPKYQHPQSNGHASNIASCAIAKVLKRVNDDWLEHHPPKYLDQPFNIELVISYADTSVGHQGTIYRAANFQRWGETTNNRPRHGLSKGSKEPKILYIYRFKQKSKSSIKNSKVLLGGDKNSPIQEDKKRPSPSQEISIPCLIKQPKQPELKGVIKQDLGDRFVVYIPSDDSTVTVSKLLVYPDFPESKSSGQIEKNPSQKLHPSKNNPRKRCDPADSQSAKERAPRNRRKKGEGNGSIHYRTVTKNGKEYTDAYYHYVENGQKKTKYIPKTLLNKVQEAESSKLPVSDILFLLGGDKKNPRKSSNTSLTSVDEKLNDSCVEQDNLNPRKSIPPSTRKRKQGCGTGYIECKPIQRSGKEYQQYWYHYEEWRQGDRLTKKSRYIPKRLLARIEKLEAEKVAVRKILEVLGVKR; the protein is encoded by the coding sequence ATGTTAGGAAAAGAAATTGTTAGGGAAAATGAATTGTGTTTGACTACTCTGGGACTGTCGGACATTCTGGCTGAATGCGAACGTGTCGATTTGGGTAGAGCGATTCCGACCCACTCTTCACTTTCTGCTCTCACGGCTACGGGTATTTCTTCCGATGGATTCGATTGGCTATTGCCGATAACACTCCAAGAAGAACTTCTATCATTTGCCGAAAAACTGTCATCTCAAAACGGACAGCTCACGCTGTCGAGCTTGGTTCGACAGACGTGTCCTCAATTACTGGGGGGTAAGAGCAGCCTTAAGCAAAGAATAAGTGTAGAAAGATGCGGTCTAAAATGGGCGCAGCAGCTTGTTACCAAACATCATTATTTACACAGACCAATTCACCCGCGATCGCTTCCTTTTGCCTACAGCATTTCACTTGATGATGAAATTGTTGGAACTATCATTATGGCCACTCCTCACTTTACGAAGAAGAAAGGATTATTTGGCTACGATGGTTTACCTACTAAATGGCAGGTTTTACAAATTGCTCGTCTTTGGATTGACCCAAAATACCAGCATCCGCAAAGCAACGGCCACGCTTCTAACATTGCTAGTTGTGCGATCGCCAAAGTTTTAAAACGGGTTAATGATGATTGGTTAGAACACCACCCACCAAAATACTTAGACCAACCTTTTAATATTGAGTTGGTTATTTCCTATGCCGATACCAGTGTAGGCCACCAGGGAACTATCTATCGTGCTGCTAACTTTCAAAGGTGGGGGGAAACTACTAACAATCGTCCTCGACATGGGTTATCTAAAGGAAGTAAAGAACCAAAGATACTTTATATATACAGGTTCAAGCAAAAATCAAAATCTTCGATTAAGAATTCAAAAGTTTTACTGGGGGGAGATAAAAATTCCCCCATACAAGAAGACAAGAAACGTCCATCACCTAGCCAAGAGATTTCTATTCCCTGTCTCATCAAGCAACCCAAACAACCTGAACTTAAGGGAGTAATTAAACAGGATTTGGGCGATCGCTTTGTCGTTTACATTCCCTCAGATGATTCTACGGTTACAGTTTCCAAGCTGTTAGTCTATCCAGATTTTCCTGAGAGTAAAAGTAGTGGACAGATCGAGAAAAACCCTAGTCAAAAATTACACCCCAGTAAAAACAACCCTAGGAAGCGGTGCGACCCTGCGGATTCTCAATCCGCTAAGGAACGCGCACCAAGAAACAGGCGTAAAAAAGGAGAAGGCAACGGCTCTATCCATTACCGCACCGTGACGAAGAATGGTAAAGAATACACTGATGCTTACTATCATTACGTAGAAAACGGTCAGAAAAAAACCAAATATATCCCCAAAACGCTGCTGAATAAAGTCCAAGAAGCAGAATCTTCAAAGCTTCCCGTCTCTGATATTTTATTTTTACTGGGGGGAGATAAGAAAAACCCTAGGAAAAGTTCTAACACTTCATTAACTTCAGTAGATGAAAAACTTAATGATAGTTGTGTCGAACAAGATAATTTAAACCCTAGGAAAAGCATACCCCCCAGTACAAGAAAGCGCAAACAAGGATGCGGTACGGGTTATATCGAATGCAAACCCATTCAACGCAGTGGCAAAGAGTATCAACAATACTGGTATCACTATGAGGAGTGGAGACAGGGCGATCGCCTGACTAAAAAGTCTCGTTACATTCCCAAGCGGTTATTGGCAAGAATAGAGAAGTTGGAGGCGGAGAAAGTAGCAGTGAGGAAGATTTTAGAAGTTTTGGGGGTGAAAAGATAG